In a genomic window of Anoxybacter fermentans:
- a CDS encoding phosphatase, which produces MKFIADFHTHTVASGHAFSTIQENVRAAKERGLKYVAITEHGPTVPGGPHPYYFGNMRVIPTEMYGVKVLRGVELNIQDTLGTVDLPAETIYNMDIVLAGLHPATGYEGSTIVENTEAIINAIYNPLIDIIVHPDNENYPIDIVAVVKAAKENDTFLEINNSSFANNRPGRKNSYEYCKKIVEEAKRQELMLVLGSDAHFSADVGNFELSLKLIEEVKFPPELILNTSEERIEEFLERRNKKLEKIVIPRY; this is translated from the coding sequence TTGAAATTCATAGCAGATTTTCATACTCATACAGTTGCCAGTGGTCATGCTTTTAGTACAATTCAGGAAAATGTACGAGCAGCTAAGGAAAGAGGTTTAAAGTATGTAGCTATTACCGAACATGGTCCCACTGTTCCTGGTGGTCCACATCCATATTATTTTGGAAATATGCGTGTAATTCCCACTGAGATGTATGGTGTGAAAGTTTTGCGCGGTGTAGAGCTAAATATTCAGGATACTCTGGGTACTGTGGATTTACCTGCTGAGACCATATATAATATGGATATTGTTTTGGCAGGTCTCCATCCAGCTACTGGATACGAGGGTTCTACCATTGTGGAGAATACTGAAGCTATTATCAATGCCATCTATAATCCGTTGATTGATATTATTGTTCATCCTGATAATGAAAATTATCCCATTGATATTGTGGCTGTGGTAAAGGCTGCTAAGGAGAATGATACTTTTCTTGAGATTAACAACAGCTCTTTTGCTAACAATAGGCCCGGCCGGAAGAATAGTTATGAGTATTGTAAAAAGATTGTAGAAGAGGCAAAAAGACAGGAACTAATGCTGGTTCTGGGTAGTGATGCTCACTTTTCAGCAGATGTGGGGAATTTTGAACTGTCACTTAAGTTGATTGAAGAAGTAAAATTTCCACCGGAACTGATTTTGAATACATCTGAAGAACGGATAGAAGAATTTTTGGAAAGAAGAAACAAAAAACTGGAGAAGATTGTTATTCCACGATATTAG
- a CDS encoding SHOCT-like domain-containing protein, producing the protein MSEERKKILQMLAEGKITVEEANELLNALNEGQERQSVSREAHFLRIKVWEDGKEKVNVNIPLSLAKMFMKFIPTEAKLQMESHDIDLNAIIRDIQNGAPAGKLVEIVDDGDRVEIYLD; encoded by the coding sequence GTGAGTGAAGAAAGAAAGAAAATTTTGCAGATGTTGGCTGAGGGTAAGATTACTGTTGAGGAAGCAAATGAATTATTAAATGCGCTCAATGAAGGTCAAGAGAGACAGTCAGTAAGTAGGGAGGCTCATTTTTTGCGTATAAAAGTCTGGGAAGATGGAAAAGAAAAAGTTAATGTCAATATTCCTCTTTCTTTAGCAAAAATGTTTATGAAGTTTATTCCTACTGAGGCAAAATTACAGATGGAATCACATGATATTGATCTAAATGCCATCATCAGAGATATACAAAATGGTGCACCTGCCGGAAAACTTGTTGAAATTGTAGATGATGGAGACCGGGTAGAAATTTATCTGGATTAG
- a CDS encoding DUF4097 family beta strand repeat-containing protein, with the protein MSERMMILKMLSEGKITLEEADALLEALELTEKSENYKNKEKSVIKDSTIKEEIELMEDEIERMEDELEKIEDELDNKLDELEDRLDELKDMEKLNEDYLSEMQHRLNEVRQKLIERKERVKERRRKLKENWKVQKEKFKRYGGISFAFQEGLEEIKKGFQELKKSFQGEGMEEIKSAMRDLADSINEGMRELKENLDEGAKEVQKAFHIKDFKHLLNNIIKSFGFNTYINLEEEITGTFNPEQGPVIVDLKTHNGRIEVVGSDETDYRLQLKYHIPTDSKEKAEKLKEEMCTISQTPTLFQLKTNPMNRSGVSVRLYIPKNLQADFKLQTSNGRIYITGLKQDGKLDLKSSNGRLELVDLRVKEIEGHTSNGRIEIKDFAADRVNVNTSNGSIYLEGLCDQVDARTSNGTITACPYISEKGNLNLNTSNGKIKIEIRDPEVGVDLDLTSSMGSMTLDIPDLVYQEKIENPMWKRYLAQSKDYIVREKRIQIHASTSMGSIYVGQSKEEACCD; encoded by the coding sequence GTGAGTGAACGAATGATGATATTGAAAATGCTGAGTGAAGGAAAGATTACTTTAGAAGAAGCAGATGCCCTTCTGGAAGCTTTAGAATTAACAGAAAAAAGCGAAAATTACAAAAACAAAGAGAAGTCGGTGATTAAAGATTCCACTATAAAAGAAGAAATTGAGTTGATGGAAGATGAAATTGAAAGAATGGAAGATGAGTTGGAAAAGATTGAAGATGAATTGGATAATAAATTAGATGAGTTGGAAGATCGTTTAGATGAACTTAAAGATATGGAGAAACTAAATGAAGATTATCTGTCAGAGATGCAGCACAGGCTTAATGAAGTCCGCCAAAAACTAATAGAACGTAAAGAGAGAGTTAAAGAACGGCGTAGGAAATTGAAAGAGAATTGGAAAGTTCAGAAGGAAAAATTTAAAAGATACGGTGGAATTAGTTTTGCTTTTCAGGAAGGATTAGAAGAGATTAAAAAAGGCTTTCAGGAGCTTAAGAAAAGTTTTCAGGGTGAAGGAATGGAAGAGATTAAATCTGCTATGCGGGATCTTGCCGATTCAATCAATGAGGGAATGCGGGAATTAAAAGAAAATCTTGATGAAGGCGCAAAGGAAGTACAGAAGGCATTTCATATAAAAGATTTCAAACATCTGTTAAATAATATTATCAAATCTTTTGGGTTCAATACTTATATTAATCTAGAAGAAGAGATAACAGGAACCTTTAATCCTGAACAAGGCCCTGTCATTGTTGATTTAAAAACTCATAATGGTCGCATCGAAGTAGTTGGTTCAGACGAAACGGACTATAGACTCCAGCTTAAATATCATATTCCAACAGACAGTAAAGAGAAAGCAGAAAAACTTAAAGAAGAGATGTGCACTATTTCGCAGACACCTACTTTGTTTCAGTTAAAAACCAATCCTATGAATCGCAGTGGAGTAAGTGTTAGACTTTATATTCCTAAGAACTTACAGGCAGATTTTAAATTGCAAACTTCTAATGGTCGAATTTATATCACCGGACTGAAACAGGATGGTAAACTTGATTTAAAGTCCAGTAATGGTCGTTTGGAGTTGGTTGATTTACGGGTTAAAGAGATCGAAGGACATACTTCCAATGGTCGAATTGAGATTAAAGATTTTGCAGCAGATAGAGTTAATGTAAATACTAGTAATGGTAGTATTTATTTAGAGGGATTATGCGATCAGGTTGATGCCAGAACGTCCAATGGAACAATTACAGCTTGTCCGTATATTTCTGAAAAAGGCAATCTGAATTTAAATACTTCCAATGGCAAGATTAAAATAGAGATACGAGATCCGGAAGTAGGAGTTGATCTGGATTTAACTTCCAGTATGGGTAGTATGACATTAGATATACCTGATCTGGTTTATCAGGAGAAAATAGAAAACCCCATGTGGAAAAGATATCTGGCTCAATCGAAAGATTATATAGTTAGAGAAAAGAGAATTCAGATTCATGCAAGTACTTCTATGGGAAGTATTTATGTTGGCCAATCTAAAGAAGAGGCCTGTTGTGATTAG
- the cbiR gene encoding cobamide remodeling phosphodiesterase CbiR, with product MGDYPFLLGATSLTEPTLDAVGNIELNYKLGIKTVEITLEFPRTLPVNRTLKDAMINYKEQYGVEFTIHLPLSLRMTDVNPYIRDASLKTLEEIFKEMENIKPKAYVLHVAPFFLTGGTPLGRPFEVQLHEDRLEAARETLFRLTNLIEPRMVAIENLFHDLIFLDELIKEFDYSVCMDVGHLLLNNSDLYLFYQKYHDRIKVIHLHDVVNGRDHQQLGEADSNLDLKALFYLLKKNNYQETIILEQFKSEHIQQSMTVVAEVWQYLTK from the coding sequence ATGGGAGATTATCCATTTCTTTTAGGTGCAACATCTTTGACTGAACCAACACTAGATGCTGTTGGAAATATTGAGTTGAATTACAAATTAGGAATAAAGACGGTAGAAATAACCCTTGAATTCCCCCGAACATTACCTGTAAATCGTACCTTAAAAGATGCTATGATAAACTATAAGGAACAGTATGGAGTGGAGTTTACAATTCATTTACCTTTAAGTTTACGTATGACTGATGTTAACCCTTATATCCGGGATGCATCTTTAAAAACGTTGGAGGAAATTTTTAAGGAAATGGAGAATATAAAGCCTAAAGCTTATGTTCTCCATGTGGCACCATTTTTCCTGACAGGTGGAACACCGCTAGGGCGTCCTTTTGAGGTACAGCTTCATGAAGATCGACTTGAGGCTGCGAGAGAGACCTTATTTAGATTGACAAACCTGATCGAGCCTAGAATGGTTGCTATTGAAAATCTATTTCATGATCTAATCTTTCTGGATGAGTTAATTAAGGAGTTTGATTATAGTGTTTGTATGGATGTGGGACACCTATTGTTAAATAATTCAGATCTTTATCTCTTTTATCAAAAATATCATGATCGTATAAAAGTAATCCATCTTCATGATGTGGTCAATGGACGGGATCATCAGCAATTGGGTGAAGCAGATTCCAATCTTGATTTGAAGGCTCTGTTCTATTTACTAAAAAAGAATAATTATCAGGAGACCATTATCTTAGAACAGTTTAAATCAGAACATATCCAACAGTCCATGACTGTTGTAGCAGAAGTGTGGCAATATCTAACAAAATAA
- a CDS encoding carbohydrate ABC transporter permease — MGYQIKEKIVRFTVYLILTVGAVFVLLPFFWMLSTSLKIPSEIASMPPKWIPSKFMWENYKIAWNAAPFARYFFNSFYVAIACTFLELITSALGAYAFAKMDFFGKNVLFIIFLGTMMIPGEVLLIPNYITIIQLGWVDTYKALIIPWVVSVFGIFLMRQFFLTIPKELHDAAKIDGCSRFRFLWQIIIPLSKPVLITAALFKFVGSWNAFLWVLIVTNTPEMRTVPVGLSFFSSDVGTDYHLLMAASTLALMPILILFFFLQKQFIQGITRSGLKG, encoded by the coding sequence ATGGGATATCAGATAAAGGAAAAAATCGTCAGATTTACTGTATATCTGATATTGACTGTTGGGGCGGTTTTTGTTCTTTTACCATTTTTCTGGATGCTCTCCACATCATTGAAAATACCAAGTGAAATTGCTTCAATGCCGCCTAAGTGGATTCCGAGCAAATTTATGTGGGAAAATTATAAAATTGCCTGGAATGCTGCTCCTTTTGCTAGATATTTTTTCAATAGTTTTTATGTAGCAATTGCATGTACATTCCTGGAGTTAATTACTTCAGCTTTGGGTGCATATGCTTTTGCTAAGATGGATTTTTTTGGTAAGAATGTGCTGTTTATTATCTTTCTGGGAACGATGATGATACCTGGTGAGGTATTATTAATTCCAAACTATATTACCATTATTCAATTGGGATGGGTTGATACCTATAAGGCTTTAATCATTCCGTGGGTTGTAAGTGTTTTTGGGATTTTTTTGATGCGTCAGTTCTTTTTGACTATTCCAAAGGAATTACATGATGCAGCAAAAATTGATGGTTGTAGCAGGTTCAGGTTTCTCTGGCAGATTATTATCCCTCTTTCTAAACCTGTACTGATTACAGCAGCATTATTTAAATTCGTTGGTAGCTGGAATGCGTTTTTATGGGTATTGATTGTAACAAATACCCCAGAGATGCGAACCGTTCCAGTTGGTCTTTCCTTCTTTTCCTCAGATGTTGGAACAGATTATCACTTATTAATGGCTGCTTCAACCCTTGCCTTAATGCCAATTTTAATTCTCTTCTTCTTCTTGCAGAAGCAGTTCATTCAGGGAATTACTAGAAGTGGTTTAAAAGGTTAA
- a CDS encoding ABC transporter substrate-binding protein, giving the protein MKRFILLTLLVALVMGLVVLPAAAKDKITVTFWHAMSKGHAPYLEDIIKRFNESQDKIEVVPIYQGSYGDLNKKLMGSIAAGKPPVMAQVYEDWTTKLVDAGVLEAAEWYIGSVFTQEEIDDIILIFQKSNMWNDTLYTLPFNKSTNVLFVNLDMVPKVPTTWDELLEAAKAATKDEDGDGTPEVYGFGIRPTVDTFNIFLRQAGGTFLNEDGTKAVFNNEAGQKALQFLHDMVYKHKVAMVYTGYLSGPIGEGKIAMYQGSSAGIPYVAKAIGDKFKWTVAPLVMGEKAAAPFMGTNIAVFKSHPDEVKYAAMEFIKFLINTENTTYWAVNTGYLPVRYSALKTKEWKEYIAADSKNAAGPSQFDYGTFDPRPNGWSEIRKVISEYIQKALLNKMTVKEALDAAAEKVDKILARNK; this is encoded by the coding sequence ATGAAGAGGTTTATTTTACTGACTTTGCTGGTGGCACTTGTTATGGGTCTTGTAGTTTTGCCTGCTGCGGCCAAAGATAAAATCACCGTAACATTCTGGCATGCTATGTCTAAAGGTCATGCACCTTACTTAGAAGATATTATAAAGAGGTTCAATGAATCTCAGGATAAAATTGAAGTCGTTCCTATTTATCAGGGGAGTTATGGTGATTTGAATAAGAAATTGATGGGTTCTATTGCTGCAGGCAAACCACCTGTAATGGCTCAGGTATATGAAGATTGGACTACTAAATTAGTTGATGCTGGAGTTTTGGAAGCTGCAGAATGGTATATCGGTTCTGTCTTCACTCAAGAAGAGATTGATGATATCATTTTGATTTTCCAGAAGTCTAATATGTGGAATGATACTCTTTACACTCTTCCATTTAATAAAAGTACTAACGTATTATTTGTAAACCTGGATATGGTACCAAAAGTTCCGACTACCTGGGATGAGTTATTGGAAGCTGCTAAAGCTGCTACTAAAGACGAAGATGGTGATGGTACACCTGAAGTATATGGTTTTGGTATTCGTCCAACTGTTGATACTTTTAATATTTTTCTCCGTCAAGCTGGAGGTACTTTCTTAAATGAAGATGGAACCAAAGCTGTCTTTAACAATGAAGCTGGACAAAAAGCTCTCCAATTCCTCCATGATATGGTTTATAAGCACAAGGTTGCTATGGTTTATACAGGTTATTTAAGTGGTCCAATTGGTGAAGGCAAGATTGCTATGTACCAAGGCTCTTCAGCTGGTATTCCATATGTAGCAAAAGCTATTGGTGATAAATTTAAGTGGACTGTTGCTCCTCTGGTAATGGGCGAGAAAGCTGCTGCTCCATTTATGGGTACCAATATTGCGGTATTTAAGAGTCATCCAGATGAAGTTAAGTATGCTGCTATGGAGTTTATCAAGTTCTTAATTAACACTGAAAATACTACTTACTGGGCAGTTAATACCGGTTATCTACCAGTTCGTTATTCTGCTCTAAAAACCAAAGAGTGGAAAGAATATATTGCTGCTGATTCTAAGAATGCTGCAGGTCCTTCTCAATTTGATTACGGTACCTTTGATCCACGTCCAAATGGATGGTCTGAAATTCGTAAAGTCATTAGTGAATATATTCAGAAGGCTCTCTTAAATAAGATGACTGTAAAAGAAGCTTTAGATGCAGCAGCAGAAAAAGTTGATAAGATTTTGGCTAGAAACAAGTAA
- a CDS encoding metal-sensitive transcriptional regulator has translation MSSYTENKDDLLKRLRRIEGQVRGIQRMIEEDQYCVDVLVQIAAVRAALYKVGFNILQNHAHGCVMKAIRAEEEAGDQAIDELLDVIFRFTK, from the coding sequence ATGTCTTCATATACCGAAAATAAAGATGATTTACTTAAAAGGTTGCGGCGGATAGAAGGACAGGTCCGGGGAATTCAGCGAATGATAGAAGAGGACCAATATTGTGTTGATGTATTGGTACAGATTGCAGCAGTAAGGGCGGCTCTATATAAAGTGGGTTTTAATATCCTACAAAATCATGCTCATGGGTGTGTAATGAAAGCTATTCGTGCTGAAGAAGAAGCTGGTGATCAGGCTATAGATGAGCTTTTAGATGTAATTTTTAGATTTACTAAATGA
- a CDS encoding phage holin family protein, producing the protein MNLRYRRNKLMTRCLINFIAILITGHLLDGIVVNSLIAVLAAAFVLGIVNTFIRPILVILSLPLTIITLGLFTFVINALMLLLTASLIPGFSISSFWTAFFGAIIISILSSIILAVFD; encoded by the coding sequence ATGAACTTAAGATACAGAAGGAATAAGTTAATGACCCGCTGTTTAATTAATTTTATTGCAATTTTAATTACAGGTCATTTGTTGGATGGTATAGTGGTTAATAGTTTAATTGCTGTATTGGCTGCAGCATTTGTGCTTGGTATTGTAAATACTTTCATAAGGCCAATACTGGTTATACTATCACTTCCTTTAACAATTATAACTCTAGGACTTTTTACTTTTGTTATAAATGCCCTGATGTTACTTTTAACAGCCAGTTTAATTCCCGGTTTTTCTATATCCAGTTTTTGGACAGCATTTTTTGGTGCTATCATAATCAGTATATTAAGTTCTATAATTTTAGCAGTATTTGATTAA
- a CDS encoding DUF2089 domain-containing protein: protein MAHEIIGKCPVCNQELEVVKLKCRFCGTSIEGNFEVCKFCRLESEQKHFVEVFIRCRGNIKEVERELNISYPTVRSKLDQVIKALGYDVGSAPDDDKGAKRKEILDMLNSGEITSKEAIKLLKEL from the coding sequence GTGGCGCATGAAATTATCGGGAAATGTCCCGTTTGTAATCAGGAATTAGAGGTGGTTAAATTAAAGTGCCGTTTTTGTGGAACATCTATTGAAGGTAATTTTGAAGTATGTAAATTCTGTCGCCTTGAATCAGAACAGAAACATTTTGTCGAGGTATTTATCAGATGTAGAGGTAATATAAAAGAAGTAGAACGGGAGCTGAACATATCCTATCCTACAGTCAGAAGTAAACTGGATCAGGTAATTAAGGCACTGGGGTATGATGTAGGGTCAGCACCTGATGATGATAAAGGAGCAAAGCGGAAAGAGATTCTGGATATGTTAAATTCGGGTGAGATTACATCTAAAGAGGCTATTAAACTTTTAAAGGAACTTTAA
- a CDS encoding heavy metal translocating P-type ATPase, with protein MEKNLRLEKFTVLGMTCEHCVKRVSQGIASLPGVKKVDVSLEEKLVRVAFDPDQISLDKIVEKVQSLDYQVPDHTIKEKESGPEKVSLKKEEIKKKTFNIQGMTCANCARTIEKNVAKMDGVRKAVVNFASEKLTVEVEPEVKDEEIISLVNELGYRALQETDSGKIQFKIEGMSCANCAQTIEKKLNQTAGVKKAVINFANEKATVEFDPAVITKRKILDIVRNLGYTPVIGEERDDGTAIAKQELAWLIFSVIAAIPVVWLEHFTPGGDMALSQGIRYILLVITTVTLFTSGWTFYKGAYHSLKNKSANMDVLVSMGLSAAYIYSVLTTFPQFFFRGHSFFATVMELIVFIRFGKFLEARAKGRASQALKKLLELQADKARIIVDGEERMVAASEVEVGDIVLVKPGEKIPVDGEIIEGHASIDESMVTGESVPVEKEVGDPVMGATINRSGVIKVKTTKVGKDTVLSQIIQMVEEAQGDKPPIQRFADLVSNYFVPSVVVIALTSFIVWKFIVGMPFVFAFTAMIAVLVIACPCALGLATPTAVMVGSGIGLDRGILFKSAAVLEHIAGLEAIGFDKTGTITKGSPEVTDVIPIEGLSQEELLKIAASGENPSTHPLAQAVVEKAKEQGIEIVEVTNYEEKSGHGIICEFEGKTLHIGNIKLMRFANVDVTPIEKEFNKLAQEGKTTMYIALDGQVIGVIGLFDVIKESSKEAIRAIQELGLKTFMITGDNEKVAQVVAREVGIDEVMAEVLPEDKINAVKEYQRRGYKVGMVGDGINDAPALAQADIGIAIGSGTDVAKETGDVILVKNDLKDVERAIRLGRKTLSRIKLNLFWALIYNTLGIPVAAGVLYPITGQLLPPQWAGLAMALSSVSVVTSSLLLNRYRKKL; from the coding sequence ATGGAAAAGAATTTACGACTTGAAAAATTTACGGTTTTGGGAATGACTTGTGAACACTGTGTAAAACGGGTTTCTCAAGGGATTGCTTCATTGCCTGGGGTAAAAAAAGTGGATGTTTCATTGGAAGAAAAGCTGGTTCGGGTAGCTTTTGATCCTGACCAGATAAGTTTAGACAAAATAGTTGAAAAGGTACAGAGTTTAGATTATCAGGTGCCTGACCATACAATAAAAGAAAAAGAGTCCGGGCCAGAAAAGGTTAGCCTTAAGAAAGAAGAGATAAAAAAGAAAACCTTTAATATTCAGGGAATGACCTGTGCAAATTGTGCCCGGACTATCGAAAAGAATGTAGCTAAAATGGATGGTGTAAGAAAGGCAGTGGTAAACTTTGCATCAGAGAAACTAACTGTTGAGGTGGAACCAGAGGTTAAAGATGAGGAGATTATAAGTTTAGTAAACGAACTGGGCTATCGGGCTTTGCAAGAGACAGATTCAGGCAAAATTCAATTTAAAATAGAAGGAATGAGCTGTGCCAATTGTGCCCAAACCATTGAGAAAAAGTTGAATCAGACTGCCGGAGTTAAAAAGGCTGTGATTAATTTCGCTAATGAGAAAGCTACAGTAGAGTTTGATCCAGCTGTAATTACCAAACGAAAAATTCTTGATATAGTACGTAATTTAGGATATACACCGGTAATCGGTGAAGAACGGGATGATGGCACGGCCATAGCAAAACAGGAATTGGCCTGGTTGATTTTTTCTGTGATAGCTGCTATTCCTGTAGTCTGGTTGGAACATTTTACACCCGGTGGAGATATGGCCCTGAGTCAGGGAATCCGCTATATATTGCTGGTAATTACAACGGTAACCTTATTTACTTCTGGTTGGACTTTTTATAAAGGAGCTTACCATTCGTTGAAAAATAAGTCAGCCAATATGGATGTATTGGTTTCAATGGGACTTTCCGCAGCTTATATTTACAGTGTATTGACAACTTTTCCGCAGTTTTTTTTCCGCGGCCATAGTTTTTTTGCTACGGTCATGGAATTGATTGTTTTTATCCGGTTCGGTAAGTTCCTTGAGGCAAGGGCCAAAGGACGGGCCAGTCAGGCATTGAAGAAGCTTCTGGAACTTCAAGCTGATAAAGCACGGATTATTGTAGATGGCGAGGAGCGGATGGTGGCAGCCTCCGAAGTTGAGGTAGGCGATATTGTACTGGTGAAACCTGGTGAAAAGATTCCTGTAGATGGTGAGATTATAGAAGGTCATGCAAGTATTGATGAATCTATGGTAACCGGGGAATCAGTACCTGTTGAGAAAGAAGTAGGGGATCCGGTAATGGGTGCTACCATCAACAGATCCGGTGTAATTAAAGTTAAGACTACCAAAGTCGGAAAAGATACTGTTCTGTCACAAATTATTCAAATGGTAGAAGAAGCACAAGGAGATAAACCTCCAATTCAACGATTTGCTGATCTGGTATCTAATTATTTTGTACCATCTGTAGTAGTTATAGCATTGACGAGTTTTATAGTCTGGAAATTTATCGTCGGTATGCCCTTTGTTTTTGCTTTTACAGCGATGATTGCGGTTTTAGTTATTGCCTGCCCGTGTGCCCTTGGCCTGGCCACACCGACCGCAGTTATGGTAGGCAGCGGAATTGGTTTGGATCGAGGAATTCTTTTTAAATCAGCAGCAGTACTGGAGCATATTGCTGGCCTTGAGGCTATCGGATTTGATAAGACAGGAACTATTACCAAGGGAAGTCCTGAAGTAACAGATGTGATACCAATAGAGGGATTATCTCAGGAGGAGTTATTAAAAATTGCTGCTAGTGGTGAGAATCCATCAACCCATCCGCTGGCTCAGGCTGTAGTTGAAAAAGCAAAAGAGCAGGGAATTGAGATTGTTGAAGTGACCAACTATGAAGAAAAGAGTGGTCATGGAATTATCTGCGAATTTGAGGGTAAGACTCTCCATATTGGTAATATTAAGTTAATGCGATTTGCTAATGTAGATGTAACACCAATTGAAAAAGAGTTTAATAAATTGGCTCAAGAAGGTAAGACCACAATGTATATTGCTTTGGATGGCCAGGTAATAGGTGTGATTGGGCTTTTTGATGTAATTAAAGAAAGTTCTAAGGAAGCGATTCGTGCTATCCAGGAATTGGGTTTAAAGACATTCATGATTACAGGGGATAATGAAAAAGTGGCTCAGGTGGTGGCAAGAGAAGTAGGGATTGATGAAGTAATGGCAGAAGTTTTGCCGGAAGATAAGATTAATGCGGTGAAGGAATATCAGAGACGTGGTTATAAGGTCGGGATGGTGGGCGATGGGATTAATGATGCACCAGCTCTGGCCCAGGCTGATATAGGTATTGCTATCGGTTCCGGTACAGATGTAGCCAAAGAGACAGGTGATGTAATACTGGTGAAAAATGACTTAAAAGATGTGGAGAGAGCAATTCGTCTTGGTCGGAAGACCTTAAGCCGGATTAAATTAAACCTCTTTTGGGCATTGATTTATAATACCCTGGGAATACCGGTGGCTGCAGGGGTATTATATCCTATTACCGGTCAACTGCTTCCGCCTCAGTGGGCAGGACTTGCCATGGCCCTTTCTTCTGTATCTGTTGTTACCAGTTCTCTCCTTCTGAACAGATATAGAAAAAAGCTTTAA
- a CDS encoding DUF362 domain-containing protein, with amino-acid sequence MAYVISDECIMCGACESECPVSAISEGDGKYEINPDECIDCGACAEVCPVEAISPGE; translated from the coding sequence ATGGCATATGTAATTTCTGATGAGTGCATTATGTGTGGAGCTTGTGAATCCGAATGCCCAGTAAGTGCTATTAGTGAAGGTGATGGCAAGTACGAGATTAACCCAGATGAGTGTATAGACTGTGGTGCATGTGCAGAAGTTTGTCCTGTAGAGGCTATTAGCCCAGGTGAGTAA